In Ostrea edulis chromosome 6, xbOstEdul1.1, whole genome shotgun sequence, a single window of DNA contains:
- the LOC125646455 gene encoding uncharacterized protein LOC125646455: protein MALRVGLSRIQQCLPLSMKWMKYSVQSLCSVAEDPRYEIRMMRRSDMPSLYSLLAANKWNMEMSYLECVFNTDPTGLVVVVKDDGEVIGHNGILAHSDTIASSGMNIVKDEYRKLGIGKQMFREVMKVMEDRNVGGTALSNRITFYAQFGWTIKSYTFHYSQGPVNPDFIADVPEGDFEVVNARDMKFDDVIAYDSGIHTVPRPVYISNWAEHPSATTYVALKSGRVVGYGVLRPADLGYKMYPLYADDPKIAKALFCRLASAIPTGEDVIFTHPIDNDQANAFVAGNKLGSYLSMTRLYNKWNIPVDIKRVYSISSSEYGII from the exons ATGGCGCTCCGTGTTGGCTTGTCCCGAATCCAACAATGCTTGCCATTGTCAATGAAATGGATGAAATACTCGGTGCAAAG TCTTTGTAGCGTTGCGGAGGACCCCCGCTACGAGATCCGAATGATGCGGCGATCAGACATGCCCAGTCTCTACTCTCTGCTGGCTGCAAACAAGTGGAACATGGAAATGTCTTACCTGGAATGTGTCTTCAATACCGACCCTACTGGACTGGTGGTGGTCGTCAAGGACGACGGAGAGGTCATAG GACATAATGGAATCCTGGCTCATAGCGACACGATTGCGTCCTCTGGTATGAACATTGTGAAGGACGAGTACCGGAAGTTGGGAATAGGGAAGCAGATGTTCCGGGAAGTTATGAAGGTGATGGAGGACCGAAACGTAGGCGGTACAGCCCTCTCCAACAGAATCACGTTTTATGCACAATTTGGTTGGACAATCAAGTCCTATACTTTCCACTACAGCCAGGGTCCTGTCAACCCCGACTTCATTGCAGACGTCCCGGAAGGCGACTTTGAGGTTGTGAATGCACGCGACATGAAATTCGATGACGTCATTGCATATGATTCTGGGATACATACGGTGCCTAGACCAGTATACATCAGTAATTGGGCGGAGCATCCGTCAGCAACCACTTATGTTGCACTAAAGAGTGGGCGTGTTGTCGGATATGGAGTACTTCGCCCTGCAGACTTGGGATACAAAATGTATCCCTTATATGCTGATGACCCGAAAATTGCCAAAGCCCTGTTCTGCAGACTTGCATCAGCAATTCCCACTGGAGAAGATGTTATATTCACTCATCCCATAGATAACGATCAGGCCAATGCATTTGTAGCTGGAAACAAATTAGGCTCATATCTTTCTATGACCAGACTTTATAACAAGTGGAACATACCAGTGGATATTAAGAGAGTATACTCCATATCATCTTCCGAGTATGGCATCATCTAG
- the LOC125648464 gene encoding protein FAM234B-like, with the protein MPGKDYKNLLPLGSGSEDEDDDMPDSTQPDVKIHDKSSLLSSKTNGTGYNFSKSYRDSGKNKCCTATNAALTFALVLLMFGAGYIAGFFTPISFKRPNDDSHKRVSRRASPWRTKIADHGSESSVRLVDVDGDGLLDIITGLAIGKDISTMVTEPGMDEFCKKLGYKTPCAGKVVALRGYDGKLLWKVDVYSEVFALNCHGIDVNKDGTYDCIASGRLGTIVAINPKNGELLWTGDKLKLHDGWNIYAPATVQDLDYDGVGEIVIAHGGDPIIPAGRHDRNPGWLLLLSGATGEPIGRPLKMPESKEIYISPVIHERRDGSQYILYGSGGETVGGLFLAISVPDFYRYVHGYDKDHLVPNVRGKYEKFGFKDPLESGAVELFRSDTKGVMVPPVLTDVNKDGVKDIVMSAFDGTMILYCGETLKIKWKIKFEDRESYSNPAPGYFNDDDVLDFMVHWSGGSWPYYNFTETIVIDGKDGAVLWNTTSGRYDVTSDLTVRTAARNRDMFLFRMQGRKGKDPRPQGAIHGATGIQRVINNKRSVDGEMDFVDQHVTDSDFEDDGIFLPEEHVRHRRADNYVECESDQTVFLAELFALDRTVMKNPVKLWERGSQKLYYKLSSKDRKMMKAVQKQYGVTNNLTELEIPWTRGKRAADGPFCVMTQPDERTTGAFGDLDGDGKLDVIVNLVSVGVIRDEHANFVKMKFDTDIYKINLDDVIQNRLDVPIDATLHSRMQHVDNENQIHTLKFLPTGEQRWGGYMGTYGDSVA; encoded by the exons ATGCCAG GGAAGGACTATAAAAACCTGCTGCCTCTTGGTAGCGGAAGTGAGGATGAGGACGACGATATGCCAGATTCAACGCAACCGGATGTGAAAATTCATGACAAGAGTTCGTTACTTTCGTCAAAGACCAACGGAACAGGGTACAATTTTTCCAAATCTTATAGAGACTCCGGAAAGAACAAATGTTGCACAGCAACAAACGCTGCCTTAACTTTTGCTTTGGTGCTACTGATGTTTGGGGCTGGATATATTGCTGGCTTTTTCACACCTATTTCCTTCAAACGACCCAATGACGATTCACACAAAAGAGTTTCCAGACGTGCATCACCTTGGAGAACAAAGATAGCTGATCATG GCTCCGAGTCCTCTGTCCGATTGGTTGATGTGGATGGAGATGGCCTGTTAGACATTATCACAGGATTGGCTATCGGGAAAGACATCAGCACCATGGTAACAGAGCCGGGAATGGACGAATTCTGCAAAAAATTAG GTTATAAGACCCCTTGTGCTGGTAAAGTGGTTGCACTCAGGGGCTATGACGGTAAACTACTGTGGAAGGTAGATGTATACTCGGAAGTCTTCGCCTTAAACTGCCATGGTATTGATGTCAACAAAGATGGCACTTATGACTGTATAGCATCCGGGCGTCTTGGCACTATCGTTGCAATCAATCCAAAAAATG GGGAATTACTATGGACGGGGGATAAGTTGAAGCTCCACGATGGTTGGAATATTTACGCTCCAGCTACTGTGCAGGATCTGGATTACGACGGAGTAGGAGAGATCGTCATCGCTCATGGGGGAGATCCAATCATACCAGCAGGG AGGCATGACAGAAATCCTGGATGGTTGTTGCTTCTATCCGGAGCCACGGGCGAACCCATTGGACGACCACTGAAAATGCCTGAATCGAAGGAGATTTACATATCCCCAGTGATACACGAACGTAGGGACGGGTCCCAATACATATTATACGGAAGTGGCGGCGAAACGGTTGGAG GTCTGTTCCTGGCAATATCTGTGCCAGACTTCTACAGATATGTCCACGGATACGACAAGGATCACTTGGTGCCCAACGTCCGCGGAAAGTATGAAAAATTTGGATTTAAAGACCCTTTGGAAAGTGGAGCGGTGGAACTCTTCAG GAGTGATACGAAAGGTGTGATGGTTCCTCCGGTACTGACTGATGTCAACAAAGATGGTGTCAAGGATATTGTGATGTCGGCCTTTGATGGGACTATGATTCTGTATTGTGGTGAGACGCTGAAGATCAAGTGGAAGATTAAGTTTGAAGATCGAGAATCCTACAG TAATCCAGCTCCTGGTTATTTCAATGACGATGATGTTCTTGATTTCATGGTTCACTGGAGCGGTGGATCTTGGCCTTATTATAACTTCACAGAG ACCATTGTCATCGACGGTAAAGATGGAGCCGTTTTGTGGAATACAACATCTGGTCGGTATGACGTCACCTCCGATTTGACTGTCAGGACAGCTGCAAGGAACCGtgacatgtttttatttcgCATGCAGGGAAGAAAAGGAAAAGATCCAAGACCCCAAGGTGCAATACATGGAGCTACAGGAATACAAAGAGTG ATAAACAATAAACGATCCGTTGACGGCGAGATGGACTTCGTTGATCAACATGTAACGGACAGCGACTTTGAAGACGACGGAATCTTTCTTCCAGAAGAGCACGTGCGTCATAGAAGAGCAGACAACTACGTTGAGTGTGAGAGTGACCAAACTGTGTTTTTGGCAGAATTATTTGCTCTTGACAGGACAGTTATGAAGAATCCGGTCAAACTTTGGGAAAGAGGGTCTCAAAAATTGTATTACA AGCTAAGCAGCAAGGACAGGAAAATGATGAAAGCAGTTCAGAAACAGTATGGGGTAACAAATAACCTTACTGAACTCGAGATTCCATGGACGCGCGGGAAGCGAGCAGCCGATGGTCCTTTTTGTGTTATGACGCAACCAGACGAAAGAACTACTG GCGCATTTGGTGACTTAGATGGTGATGGAAAACTTGACGTCATCGTCAACTTAGTATCAGTCGGCGTCATACGTGACGAACATGCTAATTTCGTCAAAATGAAGTTCGACACagatatttataaaatcaatcTTGACGACGTCATTCAGAATCGGCTTGATGTGCCAATCGACGCCACACTCCATTCTAGAATGCAGCACGTGGACAATGAGAACCAGATACACACGTTGAAGTTCCTTCCCACGGGGGAGCAGCGATGGGGAGGGTACATGGGAACCTATGGAGACAGCGTGGCCTGA